Proteins found in one Pseudomonas mosselii genomic segment:
- the ychF gene encoding redox-regulated ATPase YchF, with translation MGFNCGIVGLPNVGKSTLFNALTKSGIAAENFPFCTIEPNSGIVPMPDARLNALAEIVKPNRILPTTMEFVDIAGLVAGASKGEGLGNKFLANIRETDAIAHVVRCFEDENVIHVSNSVDPKRDIEIIDLELIFADLDSCEKQLQKVARNAKGGDKEALAQKAILEQLIPHFTEGKPARSLMKNMSAEDKAVIRGFHLLTSKPVMYIANVAEDGFDNNPHLDVVKAIAEEEGAVVVPVCNKIEAEIAELDDGEEKDMFLEALGLEEPGLNRVIRAGYELLNLQTYFTAGVQEVRAWTVRVGATAPQAAGVIHTDFEKGFIRAEVVAYDDFIQFKGEGGAKEAGKWRLEGKDYIVKDGDVMHFRFNV, from the coding sequence ATGGGTTTCAATTGCGGCATCGTCGGCCTGCCCAACGTCGGCAAGTCCACCCTGTTCAACGCCCTGACCAAGTCCGGCATCGCGGCGGAGAACTTCCCCTTCTGCACCATCGAGCCGAACAGCGGCATCGTGCCGATGCCCGACGCGCGCCTCAACGCGCTGGCCGAGATCGTCAAGCCGAACCGCATCCTGCCGACCACCATGGAGTTCGTCGACATCGCCGGCCTGGTCGCCGGTGCCTCCAAGGGTGAAGGCCTGGGCAACAAGTTCCTCGCCAACATCCGCGAGACCGACGCTATCGCCCACGTGGTGCGCTGCTTCGAAGACGAGAACGTGATCCACGTCTCCAACAGCGTCGACCCCAAGCGCGACATCGAGATCATCGACCTCGAACTGATCTTCGCCGACCTCGACAGCTGCGAGAAGCAACTGCAGAAGGTCGCCCGCAACGCCAAGGGCGGCGACAAGGAAGCTCTGGCTCAGAAGGCCATCCTCGAGCAGCTCATCCCCCACTTCACCGAAGGCAAGCCTGCGCGCAGCCTGATGAAGAACATGAGCGCCGAAGACAAGGCGGTGATCCGCGGCTTCCACCTGCTGACCAGCAAGCCGGTCATGTACATCGCCAACGTCGCCGAAGACGGCTTCGACAACAACCCGCACCTGGATGTGGTCAAGGCCATTGCCGAGGAAGAAGGCGCGGTGGTGGTGCCGGTGTGCAACAAGATCGAAGCCGAGATCGCCGAGCTGGACGACGGTGAAGAGAAAGACATGTTCCTCGAGGCCCTGGGCCTGGAAGAGCCTGGCCTGAACCGCGTGATCCGCGCCGGTTACGAGTTGCTCAACCTGCAGACCTACTTCACCGCAGGCGTGCAGGAAGTGCGTGCCTGGACCGTACGCGTGGGCGCTACCGCCCCACAGGCGGCCGGCGTGATCCACACCGACTTCGAGAAAGGCTTCATCCGTGCCGAAGTGGTGGCCTACGACGACTTCATCCAGTTCAAGGGTGAGGGCGGCGCCAAGGAAGCCGGCAAATGGCGCCTTGAAGGCAAGGACTACATCGTCAAGGACGGTGACGTGATGCACTTCCGCTTCAACGTCTGA
- a CDS encoding ribose-phosphate pyrophosphokinase, translating into MSKMMVFTGNANPDLARRVVRQLHIPLGDVSVGKFSDGEISAEINENVRGKDVFIIQPTCAPTNDNLMELVVMADAFRRSSASRITAVIPYFGYARQDRRPRSARVAISAKVVADMLTVVGIDRVLTVDLHADQIQGFFDIPVDNIYGSPVLVDDIEDQRFENLMIVSPDIGGVVRARAVAKSLGVDLGIIDKRREKANHSEVMHIIGDVEGRTCILVDDMVDTAGTLCHAAKALKEHGAAKVYAYCTHPVLSGRAIENIEKSVLDELVVTNTVPLSAAAQACDRIRQLDIAPVVAEAVRRISNEESISAMFR; encoded by the coding sequence GTGTCCAAGATGATGGTCTTCACGGGGAATGCCAACCCCGATCTGGCTCGGCGTGTTGTACGTCAGCTGCATATTCCACTGGGTGATGTTTCTGTCGGTAAATTCTCCGATGGCGAAATCAGTGCTGAAATCAATGAAAATGTCCGCGGTAAAGACGTCTTCATCATTCAGCCCACCTGTGCTCCAACCAACGACAATCTGATGGAACTGGTCGTGATGGCAGATGCCTTCCGCCGCTCCTCAGCGTCGCGAATCACCGCCGTGATTCCCTACTTCGGATACGCCCGCCAGGACCGCCGTCCGCGTTCGGCACGTGTAGCCATCAGCGCCAAAGTCGTCGCTGACATGCTCACTGTCGTGGGTATCGACCGTGTACTCACCGTCGACCTGCACGCTGACCAGATCCAGGGTTTCTTCGATATCCCCGTCGACAACATCTACGGCTCGCCCGTACTGGTCGACGACATCGAAGACCAGCGTTTCGAGAACCTGATGATCGTTTCCCCGGACATCGGTGGTGTGGTGCGTGCTCGCGCCGTCGCCAAGTCCCTGGGTGTCGATCTCGGGATCATCGACAAGCGCCGCGAAAAGGCTAACCACTCCGAGGTGATGCACATCATCGGCGACGTCGAAGGACGCACGTGCATCCTGGTAGACGACATGGTCGACACCGCCGGCACCCTGTGCCATGCGGCCAAGGCCCTGAAAGAACACGGTGCCGCCAAGGTCTACGCCTACTGCACGCACCCTGTCCTGTCGGGCCGCGCGATCGAGAACATCGAGAAGTCGGTACTGGACGAGCTGGTGGTGACCAACACCGTGCCGCTGTCCGCCGCTGCTCAAGCCTGTGACCGTATCCGCCAGCTGGATATCGCACCGGTTGTTGCTGAAGCGGTACGCCGCATCAGCAACGAAGAATCGATCAGCGCGATGTTCCGCTAA
- the prmC gene encoding peptide chain release factor N(5)-glutamine methyltransferase, which translates to MTIIASLLRNAQLPDSPTERLDAELLLAAALGKSRSFLHTWPERIVSSEAAQVFADYLERRRAGEPVAYILGQQGFWKLDLEVAPHTLIPRPDTELLVETALELVPPTPARVLDLGTGTGAIALALASECPAWQVTAVDRIDEAVALAERNRERLGLGNVQVRASHWFDALVGERFDMILSNPPYIRAADPHLVAGDVRFEPSSALVAGEDGLDDLRVIVAQAPAHLQPGGWLLLEHGYDQAPAVRDLLAAAGFIDVASRVDLGGHERISLGRLSC; encoded by the coding sequence ATGACCATCATCGCCAGCCTGCTGCGTAACGCGCAGTTGCCGGACTCGCCGACCGAGCGGCTGGACGCCGAGTTGCTCCTGGCCGCGGCCCTGGGCAAGTCGCGCAGCTTCCTGCACACCTGGCCCGAGCGCATCGTCAGCAGCGAGGCGGCGCAGGTGTTCGCCGACTACCTCGAGCGGCGTCGCGCCGGTGAGCCGGTGGCCTATATCCTCGGCCAGCAGGGGTTCTGGAAACTGGATCTGGAAGTCGCGCCACACACGCTGATTCCGCGTCCGGACACCGAGCTGCTGGTGGAAACCGCCCTCGAACTCGTGCCGCCCACGCCTGCCCGGGTCCTCGACCTGGGCACCGGCACCGGGGCCATCGCCCTGGCCCTGGCCAGTGAGTGCCCGGCGTGGCAGGTCACGGCGGTGGACCGCATCGACGAGGCCGTGGCCTTGGCCGAGCGCAACCGCGAGCGCCTGGGCCTGGGCAATGTCCAGGTGCGCGCCAGCCACTGGTTCGATGCCCTTGTGGGTGAGCGTTTCGACATGATTCTCAGCAACCCGCCCTATATCCGCGCCGCCGATCCGCACCTGGTGGCTGGTGACGTGCGCTTCGAGCCCAGCAGTGCCCTGGTGGCCGGCGAAGACGGGCTGGACGACCTGCGGGTGATCGTCGCCCAGGCCCCGGCACACCTGCAGCCCGGTGGTTGGCTGCTGCTCGAGCACGGCTATGACCAGGCGCCTGCTGTACGCGACCTGTTGGCAGCGGCGGGCTTCATCGATGTCGCCAGCCGTGTCGACCTGGGCGGCCACGAACGTATCAGTCTGGGGCGCCTGTCATGCTGA
- the lolB gene encoding lipoprotein insertase outer membrane protein LolB, whose amino-acid sequence MFLRHCITFTLIALLAGCAGFGSKEAVQGQGNPQLWREHKQQLGSLDGWQINGKVGIRAPRDSGSGTLFWLQRQDYYDIRLAGPLGRGAARLTGRPGGVVLEVANQGRYEAANPEALLEEQLGWRLPVSHLVWWVRGLPAPDSKSQLTLDGDSRLASLHQDGWQVEYLSYVEQNGYWLPERLKLHGENIDVTLVVKDWQPRQLGH is encoded by the coding sequence ATGTTCCTGCGTCATTGCATCACCTTCACCCTTATCGCCCTGCTCGCCGGTTGCGCCGGCTTCGGCAGCAAGGAAGCCGTACAGGGCCAGGGCAACCCGCAGCTGTGGCGCGAGCACAAACAGCAGCTCGGCAGCCTCGACGGCTGGCAGATCAATGGCAAGGTCGGCATCCGCGCCCCGCGCGACTCCGGCAGCGGCACGCTGTTCTGGCTGCAACGCCAGGACTACTACGACATCCGCCTGGCCGGCCCCTTGGGCCGCGGCGCGGCGCGCCTGACCGGGCGCCCCGGAGGCGTTGTGCTGGAAGTGGCCAACCAGGGCCGCTACGAGGCCGCCAACCCCGAGGCGCTGCTGGAGGAACAACTGGGCTGGCGCCTGCCGGTATCGCACCTGGTCTGGTGGGTACGCGGCCTGCCCGCCCCGGACAGCAAGAGCCAGCTGACTCTCGACGGCGACAGCCGCCTGGCCAGCCTTCACCAGGATGGCTGGCAGGTCGAGTACCTGAGCTATGTGGAGCAGAACGGCTACTGGCTGCCCGAGCGCCTCAAGCTGCACGGCGAGAACATCGACGTGACCCTGGTGGTCAAGGACTGGCAGCCACGCCAGCTGGGGCATTGA
- the hemA gene encoding glutamyl-tRNA reductase, protein MAFLALGINHKTASVDVRERVAFTPEQLVDALQQLCRLTASREAAILSTCNRSELYIEQDHLAADTVLQWLADYHQLSLDELRASAYVHEEHDAVRHMMRVASGLDSLVLGEPQILGQMKSAYAVAREAGTVGPLLGRLFQATFSAAKQVRTDTAIGENPVSVAFAAVSLAKQIFSDLGRSQALLIGAGETITLVARHLHEQGVRRIVVANRTLERASILAEQFGAHAVLLSDIPQELANSDIVISSTASQLPILGKGAVESALKQRRHKPIFMVDIAVPRDIEPQVGELDDVYLYTVDDLHEVVAENLKSRQGAAQAAEELVSAGADDFMVRLRELAAVDVLKAYRQQSERLRDEELQKALRLLGNGGNPEDVLMQLARGLTNKLLHAPSVQLKKLSAEGRLDALAMAQELFALHEGSTDKSPQ, encoded by the coding sequence ATGGCCTTTCTTGCACTTGGTATCAACCATAAGACTGCCTCGGTAGACGTACGCGAGCGCGTGGCGTTTACGCCCGAGCAGCTGGTCGACGCCCTGCAGCAGCTCTGCCGACTGACCGCCAGCCGCGAGGCGGCGATCCTGTCCACCTGCAACCGCAGCGAACTCTATATAGAGCAGGACCACCTCGCCGCCGACACCGTGCTGCAATGGCTGGCCGACTACCACCAGCTGAGCCTCGACGAACTGCGTGCCAGCGCCTACGTCCATGAAGAGCACGATGCGGTTCGGCACATGATGCGCGTGGCCTCCGGCCTCGATTCGCTGGTACTCGGCGAACCGCAGATCCTCGGCCAGATGAAGTCAGCCTACGCCGTGGCCCGCGAGGCCGGCACCGTCGGGCCGCTGCTGGGGCGCCTGTTCCAGGCCACCTTCAGCGCCGCCAAGCAGGTGCGCACCGACACCGCCATCGGCGAAAACCCGGTCTCGGTGGCGTTCGCCGCGGTCAGTCTGGCCAAGCAGATCTTCTCCGACCTGGGCCGCAGCCAGGCGCTGCTGATCGGCGCCGGTGAGACCATCACCCTGGTCGCCCGTCACCTGCACGAGCAGGGCGTGCGTCGCATCGTCGTGGCCAACCGCACCCTCGAGCGCGCCAGCATTCTCGCCGAGCAGTTCGGCGCCCATGCCGTGCTGCTATCGGATATCCCGCAGGAACTGGCCAACAGCGACATCGTCATCAGTTCCACCGCCAGCCAGTTGCCGATTCTCGGCAAGGGCGCGGTGGAGAGCGCGCTGAAGCAGCGCCGGCACAAGCCGATCTTCATGGTCGACATCGCCGTGCCGCGTGACATCGAGCCGCAGGTGGGCGAGTTGGACGACGTCTACCTCTATACCGTCGACGACCTGCACGAAGTCGTCGCGGAAAACCTCAAGAGCCGCCAGGGCGCGGCCCAGGCCGCCGAAGAGCTGGTCTCGGCCGGTGCCGACGACTTCATGGTGCGCCTGCGCGAGCTGGCGGCGGTGGATGTGCTCAAGGCCTACCGCCAGCAGAGCGAGCGCCTGCGCGACGAAGAACTGCAAAAGGCCCTGCGCCTGCTCGGCAACGGCGGCAACCCCGAGGACGTGCTCATGCAGCTGGCCCGGGGCCTGACCAACAAGCTCCTGCACGCCCCCAGCGTGCAACTGAAAAAGCTCTCCGCCGAAGGCCGCCTCGATGCGCTGGCCATGGCCCAGGAACTCTTCGCCCTCCACGAGGGCTCGACGGACAAATCCCCGCAATGA
- the prfA gene encoding peptide chain release factor 1: MKASLLNKLDTLQDRFEELTALLGDAEVISDQTRFRAYSREYAEVEPVIACYQGWRKVQDDLEGAQALLKDADPDLREMAVEEVREAKEQLVGLESQLQRMLLPKDPNDGRNVFLEIRAGTGGDEAAIFSGDLFRMYSRYAEKRGWRLEILSENEGEHGGYKEIIARVEGDSVYGKLKFESGAHRVQRVPETESQGRIHTSACTVAVLPEPDEQVAIEINPADLRVDTYRASGAGGQHVNKTDSAIRITHLPTGIVVECQEERSQHKNRARAMSWLSAKLNDMQTSAAQNAIASERKLLVGSGDRSERIRTYNYPQGRVTDHRINLTLYSLDDILAGGVEAVIEPLLAEYQADQLAALGD, from the coding sequence ATGAAAGCGTCGCTGCTGAACAAACTGGACACGCTCCAGGATCGCTTCGAGGAACTCACCGCGCTGCTCGGTGACGCCGAAGTCATTTCCGACCAGACGCGTTTTCGCGCCTACTCCCGCGAGTACGCCGAAGTCGAGCCGGTGATCGCCTGCTATCAAGGCTGGCGCAAGGTCCAGGACGACCTCGAAGGCGCTCAGGCGCTGCTCAAGGACGCCGACCCCGACCTGCGCGAGATGGCGGTCGAAGAAGTGCGGGAGGCGAAAGAGCAACTGGTGGGCCTGGAGTCGCAACTACAGCGCATGCTGCTGCCCAAGGACCCCAACGACGGGCGCAACGTGTTCCTCGAGATCCGCGCCGGCACCGGCGGCGACGAGGCGGCGATCTTCTCCGGCGACCTGTTCCGCATGTACTCGCGCTACGCCGAGAAACGCGGCTGGCGCCTGGAGATCCTCTCCGAGAACGAGGGCGAGCACGGCGGCTACAAGGAGATCATCGCCCGGGTCGAAGGCGACAGCGTCTACGGCAAGCTCAAGTTCGAGTCCGGCGCGCACCGTGTGCAGCGAGTCCCGGAAACCGAATCGCAGGGCCGCATCCATACCTCCGCCTGCACCGTGGCGGTGCTGCCCGAACCAGATGAGCAGGTGGCGATCGAGATCAACCCGGCTGACCTGCGCGTGGACACCTATCGCGCCTCCGGCGCCGGCGGCCAGCACGTCAACAAGACCGACTCGGCGATCCGCATCACCCACTTGCCCACCGGCATCGTGGTCGAGTGCCAGGAAGAGCGTTCGCAGCACAAGAACCGTGCCCGCGCCATGTCCTGGCTGTCGGCCAAGCTGAACGACATGCAGACCAGCGCCGCGCAGAACGCCATCGCCAGCGAGCGCAAGCTGCTGGTGGGTTCGGGTGACCGCTCCGAGCGCATCCGCACCTACAACTATCCACAGGGCCGGGTCACCGACCACCGTATCAACCTTACGCTCTACTCCCTGGACGATATCCTCGCCGGTGGCGTGGAGGCCGTGATCGAGCCGTTGCTGGCCGAATACCAGGCCGATCAGCTGGCCGCCCTGGGGGATTGA
- a CDS encoding 50S ribosomal protein L25/general stress protein Ctc, with the protein MTDFILNAQARTDLGKGASRRLRHSASIPAVVYGGNKEAQSLTIVAKEIAKLFENEAAFSHVIELNVDGAKQNVVVKAMQRHPAKGFIMHADFVRVVAGQKLTAKVPVHFVGEEAPIKKGGEISHVVSEIEVSCEAKDLPEFIEVDLSKAEVGTIIHLSDLKAPKGVEFVALAHGDDKAVANVHAPRVAAEAAEGAAE; encoded by the coding sequence ATGACTGACTTCATCCTGAACGCCCAAGCGCGTACTGACCTGGGGAAAGGTGCGAGCCGCCGCCTGCGTCACTCCGCCAGCATCCCTGCCGTTGTCTACGGTGGCAATAAAGAAGCCCAATCCCTGACCATCGTGGCCAAGGAAATTGCCAAGCTGTTCGAAAACGAAGCTGCCTTCAGCCACGTGATCGAACTGAACGTCGACGGCGCCAAGCAGAACGTCGTGGTCAAGGCCATGCAGCGTCACCCGGCCAAAGGCTTCATCATGCACGCCGACTTCGTTCGCGTCGTTGCTGGCCAGAAGCTGACCGCCAAGGTTCCAGTTCACTTCGTCGGTGAAGAAGCCCCGATCAAGAAAGGCGGCGAGATCTCGCACGTCGTTTCCGAGATCGAAGTGTCCTGCGAAGCCAAGGATCTGCCTGAGTTCATCGAAGTCGACCTGTCCAAGGCCGAAGTCGGCACCATCATCCACCTGTCGGACCTGAAAGCTCCGAAAGGCGTAGAGTTCGTTGCTCTGGCCCACGGTGATGACAAAGCTGTTGCCAACGTCCACGCCCCGCGCGTTGCCGCTGAAGCTGCTGAAGGCGCTGCCGAGTAA
- a CDS encoding cupin domain-containing protein yields MTQQTQRPKAVPTVQVNTDEVIVTEWRFAPGAETGQHRHGLDYVVVPMTDGTLLLETPEGDKHAPLVAGQSYFRKAGVEHNVVNASDHEIVFIETELK; encoded by the coding sequence ATGACGCAGCAGACCCAACGCCCCAAGGCAGTCCCCACCGTGCAGGTGAATACCGACGAAGTGATCGTCACCGAATGGCGCTTCGCCCCCGGCGCCGAGACCGGCCAGCATCGCCACGGCCTCGATTACGTGGTGGTACCGATGACCGACGGCACCTTGTTGCTGGAAACCCCGGAGGGTGACAAACACGCCCCCCTGGTGGCAGGCCAGAGCTACTTCCGCAAAGCCGGCGTGGAACACAACGTGGTCAATGCCAGCGATCACGAGATCGTGTTCATCGAGACCGAGTTGAAATAA
- a CDS encoding tetratricopeptide repeat protein, which translates to MNKSYALLLALALLQGCQSLAPKTDAQSPATDAGKSAEKPVVYGSFKQDTLYSLLVAELAGQRNRFDIALANYVDQAEKTQDPAVSERAYRIAEYLGADEPALDSALIWARNDPQNLDAQRAAAIQLARAGRYDESMTYMEKVLQGQGDTHFDFLALAAAETDQNTRDGLMQSFDRLLVKYPDNGQLVFGKALLLNQDDKPQQALDLLEAHPPQNGEIAPVLLRARLLQALDRGPEALPLLRGAIRDNPEDKRLRLTYARTLVEQDRIDDAKAEFESLLQQYPEDDEIRYSMALVCLETKHWDEAEGYLQELVERDANVDAAHLNLGRIREERSQPAAALREYALVGPGPDYLPAQLRQADILIANGRSAEASRILAEAREAQPDYAIQLYLIEAESLGNNGKEAQAGQVLEQAIKRYPDDLNLLYTRAMLAEKRNDLAQMEKDLRAILAREPENAMALNALGYTLADRTTRYSEAKALIDKAHQLTPDDPAVLDSLGWVAYRMGNLEEAERQLRLAFERFPDHEVAAHLGEVIWANGKRREARQVWAKGFEAQADSPILRKTLLRLTGSESL; encoded by the coding sequence ATGAACAAATCCTACGCATTGCTGCTTGCCCTCGCCCTGCTTCAAGGCTGCCAGAGCCTGGCCCCGAAGACGGACGCCCAGTCGCCCGCCACCGATGCCGGCAAGAGCGCGGAAAAGCCCGTGGTGTATGGATCGTTCAAGCAAGACACCCTGTACAGCCTGCTGGTGGCTGAGCTGGCCGGCCAGCGCAACCGCTTCGACATCGCCCTGGCCAACTACGTCGACCAGGCCGAAAAGACCCAGGACCCGGCCGTCTCCGAGCGTGCCTATCGCATCGCCGAATACCTCGGCGCCGACGAACCGGCCCTGGACTCCGCGCTAATCTGGGCCCGCAACGATCCGCAGAATCTCGACGCCCAGCGCGCCGCGGCCATCCAGCTGGCCCGCGCCGGACGCTACGACGAATCCATGACCTACATGGAAAAGGTACTGCAGGGCCAGGGCGACACCCATTTCGACTTCCTCGCCCTGGCGGCGGCCGAGACCGACCAGAACACCCGTGATGGCCTGATGCAGAGCTTCGACCGCCTGCTGGTGAAATACCCCGACAACGGCCAGCTGGTGTTCGGCAAGGCCCTGCTGCTCAATCAGGACGACAAGCCGCAACAAGCCCTCGACCTGCTCGAAGCCCACCCGCCGCAGAACGGCGAGATCGCCCCGGTGCTGCTGCGCGCCCGCCTGCTGCAGGCCCTGGACCGTGGCCCAGAGGCCCTGCCGCTGCTGCGTGGGGCGATCCGCGACAACCCCGAGGACAAGCGCCTGCGCCTGACCTACGCCCGCACCCTGGTCGAGCAGGACCGCATCGACGACGCCAAGGCCGAGTTCGAGAGCCTGCTGCAGCAGTACCCCGAAGACGACGAGATCCGCTACTCGATGGCCCTGGTATGCCTGGAGACCAAGCACTGGGACGAAGCCGAGGGTTACCTGCAGGAACTGGTCGAACGTGACGCCAACGTCGACGCCGCCCACCTCAACCTGGGCCGCATCCGCGAAGAACGCAGCCAGCCGGCAGCCGCCCTGCGCGAATACGCCCTGGTCGGCCCCGGCCCGGACTACCTGCCAGCGCAACTGCGCCAGGCCGATATCCTCATCGCCAACGGTCGCAGCGCCGAAGCCTCGCGGATACTCGCCGAAGCCCGCGAAGCCCAGCCGGACTACGCCATCCAGCTGTACCTGATCGAAGCCGAAAGCCTGGGCAACAACGGCAAGGAGGCCCAGGCCGGACAAGTGCTGGAGCAAGCGATCAAGCGCTACCCGGACGACCTCAACCTGCTCTACACCCGCGCCATGCTCGCCGAGAAGCGCAACGACCTGGCGCAGATGGAGAAAGACCTGCGCGCCATCCTGGCCCGCGAGCCAGAAAACGCCATGGCCCTCAACGCCCTGGGCTACACCCTGGCCGACCGCACCACCCGCTACAGCGAGGCCAAGGCGCTGATCGACAAGGCGCACCAGCTCACCCCAGACGACCCCGCGGTGCTCGACAGCCTGGGCTGGGTGGCCTATCGCATGGGCAACCTCGAGGAAGCCGAACGCCAGCTGCGCCTGGCCTTCGAGCGCTTCCCCGACCACGAAGTCGCCGCCCACCTGGGCGAAGTCATCTGGGCCAACGGCAAGCGCCGCGAAGCCCGCCAAGTCTGGGCCAAGGGCTTCGAAGCCCAGGCCGACAGCCCCATCCTGCGCAAGACCTTGCTGCGCCTGACCGGATCCGAGAGCCTTTAA
- the ispE gene encoding 4-(cytidine 5'-diphospho)-2-C-methyl-D-erythritol kinase, translating into MNKLTLPAPAKLNLWLHITGRRADGYHELETVFQFLEHGDELSFALREDGQIRLQTEMEGVPHDSNLIVRAARLLQAQSGTPLGADIWLHKVLPMGGGIGGGSSDAATTLLALAHLWQLDWDEDRLASLGLSLGADVPVFVRGHAAFAQGVGEQLTPVDPEEPWYVVLVPQVSVSTAEIFSHPELTRDSLPLKMRPVPEGNSRNDCQPVVEQRYPEVRNALISLGKFTEARMTGTGSCVFGAFPSKAEADKVLALLSETQTGFVAKGSNVSMLHRKLQVLIKKSSS; encoded by the coding sequence ATGAACAAGCTGACCCTGCCCGCCCCGGCCAAGCTCAACCTCTGGCTGCACATCACCGGCCGCCGCGCCGACGGCTACCACGAGCTGGAAACCGTGTTCCAGTTCCTCGAGCACGGCGACGAGCTGAGCTTCGCCCTGCGCGAGGACGGCCAGATCCGCCTGCAGACTGAAATGGAAGGAGTGCCCCACGACAGCAACCTGATCGTCCGCGCCGCGCGCCTGCTGCAGGCACAGTCCGGCACGCCGCTCGGCGCTGACATCTGGCTACACAAGGTGTTGCCCATGGGCGGCGGCATCGGTGGCGGCAGCTCGGACGCTGCTACCACCCTGCTGGCGCTCGCGCACCTGTGGCAGCTGGACTGGGACGAAGACCGCCTGGCCAGCCTGGGCCTGTCGCTCGGCGCCGATGTGCCGGTGTTTGTCCGGGGCCACGCGGCCTTCGCCCAGGGTGTTGGCGAGCAACTGACCCCGGTCGACCCCGAGGAACCCTGGTATGTCGTGCTGGTGCCGCAAGTGTCTGTCAGCACAGCGGAAATTTTTTCGCATCCGGAGTTGACACGTGATTCCCTCCCCCTTAAGATGCGCCCCGTTCCCGAGGGAAACAGTCGAAATGACTGCCAACCGGTAGTAGAGCAACGGTATCCTGAAGTTCGCAATGCGCTGATTTCACTGGGTAAATTCACCGAAGCACGAATGACCGGCACTGGAAGTTGTGTGTTTGGGGCCTTCCCAAGCAAAGCCGAAGCTGATAAAGTTCTGGCCCTTCTTTCAGAGACCCAAACAGGGTTTGTGGCGAAAGGAAGCAATGTTTCGATGTTGCATCGCAAGCTGCAAGTTCTGATCAAGAAGTCGAGTTCATAA
- the pth gene encoding aminoacyl-tRNA hydrolase: MTAIQLIVGLGNPGPEYEQTRHNAGALFVERLASAQRVSLSADKKYFGLTAKFSHQGNDVRLLIPTTYMNRSGQSVAALANFFRIKPEAILVAHDELDLPPGVAKLKRGGGHGGHNGLRDIIAQLGNQNDFHRLRLGIGHPGDAKLVSNFVLGRAPRAEQEKLDASIDFALGVMPDVLAGDFAKAMRELHSQKA, translated from the coding sequence GTGACCGCCATCCAGTTGATCGTCGGCCTGGGTAACCCCGGCCCCGAATACGAACAGACCCGGCATAACGCAGGGGCTCTTTTCGTTGAACGCCTCGCCAGCGCCCAGCGCGTTTCGCTGTCCGCTGACAAAAAGTATTTCGGCCTGACGGCTAAGTTCAGCCATCAGGGCAACGATGTTCGCCTGTTGATCCCCACCACCTACATGAACCGTAGCGGCCAGTCCGTGGCGGCTCTGGCCAATTTCTTCCGCATCAAGCCGGAAGCGATCCTGGTGGCCCACGACGAACTCGACCTGCCTCCCGGCGTCGCCAAGCTCAAGAGAGGCGGCGGCCACGGTGGGCACAACGGCCTGCGCGACATCATCGCGCAGCTCGGCAACCAGAACGACTTCCACCGCCTGCGGCTCGGCATCGGCCACCCGGGCGACGCCAAACTGGTCTCCAACTTCGTCCTGGGCCGGGCGCCACGCGCCGAGCAGGAGAAGCTCGACGCCAGCATCGATTTTGCCCTCGGCGTGATGCCCGACGTGCTGGCCGGCGACTTCGCCAAGGCCATGCGCGAACTGCACAGCCAGAAGGCCTGA